The following are encoded in a window of Oscillospiraceae bacterium genomic DNA:
- a CDS encoding lecithin retinol acyltransferase family protein, whose amino-acid sequence MSVWKAKQPEIGDQIRVGRQYYFHHGIYVGNAEVVHFCAENGDGVNDPMSVKVRKTGLPQFLLGGFLEVREYSLAEKRQRRKPEEIVKTALARLGEGGYDALKNNCEDFSNECAFGKRMPSQVDEFRKKIGELIK is encoded by the coding sequence ATGAGCGTTTGGAAAGCAAAACAACCCGAAATCGGTGATCAGATTCGGGTGGGGCGACAATATTATTTTCATCACGGGATTTATGTCGGCAACGCTGAGGTTGTACACTTCTGTGCCGAAAACGGTGATGGGGTGAACGACCCAATGTCGGTGAAAGTCCGAAAAACCGGGTTGCCGCAGTTTTTGCTGGGCGGTTTTTTGGAGGTCCGGGAATATTCGCTTGCCGAGAAACGACAGCGCAGAAAACCGGAGGAGATCGTTAAAACGGCGCTTGCGCGTCTCGGAGAAGGCGGATACGACGCGTTGAAAAACAACTGCGAGGATTTTTCAAACGAGTGCGCGTTCGGCAAACGTATGCCGTCACAGGTGGACGAATTCCGAAAAAAGATCGGCGAATTGATAAAGTAG
- a CDS encoding aminotransferase class I/II-fold pyridoxal phosphate-dependent enzyme — protein MDILEKCYHDKTMASQAKEMGLYPYFHELQTRQDVEVVMEGKRRIMLGSNNYLGLTVHPEVIEAGVKALEQYGSGCSGSRFLNGTLALHIQLEKELAAFLGKEAVMTFSTGFQTNLGIISAIAGREDYILCDRENHASIYDGCRLSYAQMVRYRHSDMADLEKKLSEIDEKYGKLIVTDGVFSMGGDICKLPEIVALAEKYGARVMVDDAHGLGVLGERGGGTAEHFGLTDKVDIIMGTFSKSLASLGGYMAADAAVIEHTRHCSRPFIFCASIPPANCATALKALEILREHPERVARLREIAGYVRAGMDKRGIEYRCTDLTPIVPLPTGDALKTLTRAKDLYEAGVYVNPVLPPATGPTDCLLRTSYMATHTDALLDEAMDIMKKVIETEEKN, from the coding sequence ATGGATATTCTTGAAAAATGCTATCACGATAAAACAATGGCGAGTCAGGCCAAGGAGATGGGGCTTTACCCGTATTTCCACGAGCTGCAGACCCGGCAGGACGTTGAAGTCGTCATGGAGGGGAAACGCCGGATTATGCTCGGTTCCAACAACTATCTGGGTCTGACGGTGCATCCCGAAGTGATTGAAGCGGGCGTGAAAGCGCTTGAACAATATGGCAGCGGTTGTTCCGGTTCCCGGTTTCTGAACGGGACACTGGCGCTGCATATACAGTTGGAAAAAGAACTGGCTGCGTTTCTGGGCAAAGAGGCCGTGATGACCTTTTCGACCGGTTTCCAGACCAATCTGGGCATTATCAGTGCCATTGCCGGCCGTGAGGACTATATCTTATGCGATCGCGAAAATCATGCCAGCATTTACGACGGGTGCCGGCTTTCGTATGCGCAGATGGTGCGTTACCGCCACAGCGATATGGCCGACCTGGAGAAAAAACTCTCGGAGATCGATGAAAAATACGGAAAACTGATTGTCACCGACGGCGTATTCAGCATGGGCGGCGACATTTGCAAGCTGCCCGAGATCGTGGCGCTGGCCGAAAAATACGGCGCGCGTGTGATGGTCGATGACGCCCACGGACTCGGCGTTTTGGGCGAACGCGGGGGCGGCACCGCCGAACATTTCGGACTGACCGACAAGGTCGACATTATTATGGGCACATTCAGCAAATCGCTGGCATCGCTGGGCGGGTATATGGCCGCCGATGCCGCCGTGATCGAGCATACGCGGCACTGTTCCAGACCGTTTATTTTCTGCGCTTCGATTCCGCCGGCCAACTGTGCCACGGCACTGAAAGCGCTTGAAATTCTGCGTGAGCATCCCGAACGGGTGGCGCGTCTGCGTGAAATTGCGGGATATGTCCGGGCGGGGATGGATAAACGCGGCATCGAATACCGCTGCACCGACCTGACGCCGATTGTTCCGCTGCCGACCGGTGACGCACTCAAGACGCTGACCCGCGCCAAAGATCTGTATGAAGCGGGTGTCTACGTCAATCCGGTGCTGCCGCCGGCGACCGGTCCGACCGATTGCCTGCTGCGCACCAG